The genomic stretch ttgttgTCAGGTCTTTAAATGCAACGTAAAATTGCGGAACTTTATCTTTAACACAAAGTATTATAACCTGTATTCCAAatcgtgatatatatatataggtctGTTATTTATAAAGTCGCCAATTACTCTTTTAAATACAGTTGATGAAATTGCCACGGGAGTGATAGtcgattaaaattatttattgacaagtaAAAACATAACGACCAGGTCGGTTTTATTAAAGGAAGATACAGAGGGAAAATACAAGGTTAATTCATTACATTGTGCACTACACTGACCAAATGAGATCCCAGGTTTAATACTCCTGATAGGCTTCGAAAAAACATTCGATTCATTGGCGTGGTCGTTTGTACACAATACTCTGCCTCTTTTAATTCCGGacagacttaaaggggccttttcacagattttggcatttttttaacttattcattaaatgctttatattgataaatgtaaacattggatcgtaaaagctccagtaaaaaatcaagaaaaaaaatataaaaaggaaaagaacaatgcccggagcaggtttcgaaccagtgacccctggagtcctgccagagtcctgaagtaaaaacgctttagcctactgagctattccgccgagtacacattcaagacgtattttataccttatataaacaatcttcgtagtttcacaaaatttaacgacaaaaacagaactctccaaattattcaatcgtttcgcattgcaacgctttataatgtttaggttttaaaatcgtcaaaagatgcatataatggctatattagagcatggttaatgttcagtattactgtttcctcacaaatatcataactaaaacgaaaacttacgaatctaaaacaacttttttcaattttgtcaatttaccaaagcgtgaaaagatccctttaaagcgttGTACAAAAAGATTCTAAATCAGCTGTTTCTCAGTGAGAAACTAGTTTCCTATTGAAATGGGCTGCATAAAGAAGATCCTTCTCGTGTTATATTTTCATACTCTGCGATGAAGttttgtcacttgtattgagaTAACAAGAATATAACAGGAAGAACGAACAAACAGAATCGAACTTGAACTTTCCAGTGTGTGGATAATACTACTATAGGCAATACCGTAATCGAtcaattgaccgccgccatagtGTCTATCACATATCACATGACCCGCTACAATAAAGGTACTGAAGAAATCCGCAGATTACAGCGTTTAATATCATAGTGTACACCTGATTCTAATATATGAATTCGCACATAAGGATTGAAACAAGCGAAGCATGAAAAAAGTTTCGATATGTATTACTTCGTTattcaataaaagttaaataaGACATATACACGATAGATTTTATACTGCAAGAATATGCAGTGACAACACGCAATGTTCAAGGCTTAAGATTTAGATTTTTTAAGCACTCCGTTCAGTAATGCCTTTGCTTTTTTctgtattaaatgtaatttttcaaggataattataaaggttataTTTATATCTAAAGCTTGAAGTTAACTTTGTGATTaaagcgtaaatagtgccggggATATTAATTGTGAAACTTTGAATATTCAAGGCCGAGGTAGaaatttttattgaaaagaaGATATCTCCCTTTGTGTAAACCTGTATTAATTCTTTATAAATGTCGTACGTTTATAGTTCCGATGATACTcagaaagaaatattttaaaattcaatatatttcttattgattggtacatatctttgtttgtcaaaacattttatatttcgttattaatatttaacttttaagtgtcattttaaaggtgtaatacaattttaaagacGACGTGATTTTTTACAACTAAAActggtccggaaatatttattagcaaaactctgtaagatttcaggtagtggcaatctttttttattaaaagtatgTATCATATATTTATAATGTCTTAACCTtaagagttttttaataaatacctTTGATTTATCGCTCACAAGCTTATAAAAAAATCACTAGCCGGAAGTGGTTTTAAATGAACAAGTTCCGGAGCTTTTAATGCGAAAAACAGTGTAAGATGTcagacttttttattgaaaagtacatatcaGCATTTgcctataaatatatttttaaattatcagtTAAAAACGGTTTAAAGGTAATATTAGAGTCCATATCTTTAAATAAACTTTGTGTGTGTTCTCAATATTTACTAAACTGGTTTCTTAATGAAATCtatatttactataaaaatgTTCAACAAGAAAAACAGGaacattatttacatttaaatagctCCAATGATGTTCTTTACATTTCCAAAACATGTCTTGATTAAATTTTCGTAATAAAGTTTAAATTAGCGATAAACTagatcaaaaacaaaaacaaaacatgatgtTTTTGTTCATTAATTACTTATTATAAATTTAAGCAAGATTATGGTCTTGAAAAACATCTGCGACAGAGGAACGAACGCATTCTTTCAATGGGAGGCGATGtaccaagtgtggattaaaagcgttcaagGGTATGCCTGTGACAAcatatgtctgcacatgtgtataTATCGTTAATAAAATAagctatgtatatatatacgaaTCCTTCAAATAACTTGTACAATGAAAGAAATAACCGTGCTGAGTTGTATTACTCCTAAAGAATGCAGATAAACCTTGTTTTCAttaatcacattaaaaaaaagaactataattaaattattagatCGAACACTGATACTTTTTGAATCTTTAAATATATTCGATAAAATCGTTTCGCTTCCCTGTTTTGTTCTTCATTACTGTAATGTCGGCGcattcaggggcggtaatcctGGAGTTAacaatttctgggattgtctattttATTCGACGGTACTGAACAGTCCTTCAATAAAACACTTTCTGTCATGcagaattttgcaaatattttaaggTCTAAGTGTATATTTTGATGGAAAAAAAACGCTGTGTGGATAGGCAAGCACAAATGCAAATATAGTTctgatatcataaaaacaagatgGAAATTAACTTTGAAGCAACACagcttaaaaatacttaaaataaatgtaaatgttgacctattaaaaaagataaaattaattacaatgtaaatattgttaaaacgaaaaatactCTGAAAATTGGaagaaaatacttttaaaattagggcaaattgattatatataacaaaactgTGTTGGatactttgaaaataaatttcataaattataCAGGAGTGACAAGAGcatttgataaattaattaaaaaaaaaaacattttgtatattcTGTCCTTCCAAACACATCATCAAACCCTCTTTGTCCCTATTATTACAAATTGTATTGAAAACAGAATATTGTGCAAATAAAGTAGACACCGttactaaataaaaaataaaaaaaataaaaaccatcAGTGAAAGCAAAATTATGTGAACAACACTCAAACcaattattaatgaaaatgaaacaaactgCATTTTGCAACTACcctttttaataattaatgatgTAAAGTGGTTCCAAAACAGAATAATACACCAGATACTTGAAACAAAGTcatttgaataaaacatattacGGATGATCCAATATGttcattttgcaaacaaagtgaggacaatttagaacatttattctaagAATGTGACTTATATAATTCAATTATCGATGGAATTGcaccaaaacattttttttctttcatgaatAAGACAATTGTTCTACTTGAATATTCATCAACGTCTGCTGAGACATAACTAATGTTAGTTTGTTTTATAAAGCTAAACTTGTACAagtgcaaaataaataaatgcattccaagcaAACTAAAACCAAGCAAATAGATACATATAGAATGAATATGATGActtaacaagaatatcaatttcaaaaaaataatttagaatcctAAGAATTGTTTAATGCTATTGTCACACGAacttactatataaatatgatgttgttatagTTTTCATAACTTTGTAAACATACTTGTTATACCTTACCGTGTgtcataaaaaatgataatattaaccttttgctGTTTAAGTTTTTCAATGCTTTTTTCTTCGGTTATGACAAGTATACATAGTTTTATTGTGTATAAATACTGGAAACACATACATCTGTGTAATACTTATAGTGTTTACTTGACTCAAAGTTGTAACAATGTCCTGTAGTTTAAAAAGGggcattattttcattttactcTAAGTATCTACACATTAAAGGTCACTTGTCATGAAGCATCTTATTTTGTTGTATTGTTATGTTATGTGATCtccaacaaatatataattttgcttgtatatttatattaacgCAATGTTATTTTACCCTTTAGAGTATGCTACATACATGAAACTTTACATTTTGATCTTTTTGTAGAATATTTCATCTTAGAAAGACGCGTTTATGTAGCAAAAGATTATCCATTAGCTTTAAAGTATGTACATAATATTAAAGCCTTTCTTACATATGTAAAGATAGAAACATTTTACACTGTACTATCATAAATGCTTTGTATGTAATTGACTTCTGTTTTAAGGATATTTATGATGTGTTACATATGCATTTTTTCATAGATGAGTACATTACAATAATGCCATTATTGCGTAACTTCTCATACtatatatgtattgtttgcagtcttaaaaatataaatgtgtttgcaaaaaaaaattaacacgcgtatattttaatgataattgaACATCCAACAGATTAACATGAATAAATTGAGAACAGTAGAGTTGTTAGTAACATAGAAATtcaaagaacagaacagaacatgtgttttattatgacttgcacaatgtacatcgtcaatataacaaaacaaacaaagcataaTTAAGAACATTCATGTCACGGTAATCATATATTGACAGTAACTACGGTATACCTGTATATACGGTATACCTGgtctttattataaaacttattacattttattgtgatatacatacatattgtgatattcaaaatgttaaagtatgtGTCCTTGTTTTACGaagatgaacttacatttaacaatgagtttcttttatttaatgcgtatttaataaaaagagaaattttaattaatttggttttgttattaaTGCCCAACATATCCAAAAATTTAAACATCGATGGGCGTTGGTAATaatactttggtacatattttgtGCGTATCTCCTCTAAAGATGGACATATAAgcataaaatgatattcatcctcaatatcatgtgaattacaaaataaacaataacgctgATCCCTAGCAATTCGATTTCTACCATATCTACCGGTTTGTATTCTTAGTGGGTGAACCGATAGTCTTAGCCTACAGAAAAACATTCTTAGGCTGCTAGATAGTAAATCGAGGTATGATGCGTAATggaaattgtttttgaaaagtaCATAAGTAGTAAGAACATGGTTTATCTGCATGCTCTGGGACCATTCCTGAATAAAATTGTCAAAGATacgttgtttaaaaatacaaataaatgatttaaaatggaCATTTTCAGCGTCTTCAAAAATATAAGCGAAACCATGATTGCTTAGCAATAACTTAATATTATATACCCAATTTTTCAAGCCAGTGTTACAATCTGCTTTGGCCTGTTCataaacctttttaataataatattatctgtatgtataattttactccagtatttaataatttgtatatacCTTGTAATGAACAGAGGGTATCGACCTAACTCCCCATATACGCCCGCATTAGATGTATTagctttaagttttaaaatacgtttgcaaaatttcagATGTATTTTCTCTAGTTCTTTTGATTGCGTAAATCAAAGGCAGTAGACTTGTTAGTAACGTAGAAATTCAATGACACTTGTGTATATGTTACcttaacattaaacaaatacataattgaattaaaacaaaGTGTATTCATTCGATCAATTTGTAAAGAAATATACAATGCAAACATAAGACTCTTAACGATTCCATAAATTTTTATCATGAAAGATGCACATTAAAAAAACAGTCAGACAAACGTTGATTTGATGGCCGATTTCTGCCCTTTCGTTTTGACGTGAAGTTTCTTTTAAGAACGTCACGCCAGAGCGACTAATATCGGCCAGAACGACAAATAGGGCGACAAATGTCATAGGTGTAGTATAGGCTGCGTCATTTTGTCATTCATTATATTAAAGTATGTGTATGTAATACCACAAGCATGTTGTTTGAAGTAACGAATTATGGCATTTTTTTGTTCAAGTGTGTATGTTACTACTGACGAAAGTGATGATTCGAGAATTTTGCAAACCCATTAAGGGTCATTATCATCCAAGGTGGTATTATTGGATATGGTGCTTCAATACAAAATCAGTTATGATCTGCATAAAACAagtaattcaaattttaaataattcattcatGCTCTACGCAAAAATAACAATTATCAATAATTGCAAGCCTTAAGTGATGGTCATAATGCATTTCCACTTAACGTCTTATATGTTTGATTTTACTGTATTTTGGCAATATCTAAAATACTTATGGGGCTTATTTAATATGATTTTACCAGAACCACGCAAAACCTACAaataatatgtaatatttaaCTCTACAAGCAAAATAGGCTTTCCACACCATAAatattacacaaatatattttcaaaataatgacaACATTTAATTctaaaaaataattgcataaGGCCAACAACTGTCAACGTAGCCCTCGTTTAAGAGGTTCCCAAcacacttaaaaaaaacaacatgcattttcgacatatgtatttaaataatacaagtcaTATGGCGTGAAAAATGTCTCATTAAACTTTGTATTCAAACAGTGCATAGCATGTTACACTGAAGTCAGtattttatatagtttttgaCACTTCATACTGCCTAATGAAGCATACCTTGCTTATTTATGTAAAGGTTGCAAAGCAGCAAGCACGAGGTCTTGATCTAGTATTCAATTCGGACAATCGACGGTAGTATCACATTCGAGATCCAAAAGATCCGACAACCATGACCACCATGTGTCCTCGAAGACCATTTCGTCAAATATGTTTCCTTTCGACTTAGAATCTGAAAAATCATTTCGATTCACATAGAAATTCTGCCTCTATACTAGGTTTTAAAGTAACAAGCATCGGGTCGTGATCTAGTATTCTTTTTGGGCAATCGACGGTAGTGTCACCTTCGAAATCCTAACAGATCCGACAACCTTAACCACCATGTGTCCATAAATGCCATTTTGTCACTTGCTTTTCCTTTCGACTTCGATTCTGAATCACCACGTTCATTCACATAGGCGGCTGATCTTTCTACCTCTAAAATGGGTTTTAAAGTACCAAGCACGGGATCGTGATCTGGTATTTCATTCGGGCTAACGACGGTAGTATCACGTTCAAGATTCAACCAATTTGACTCCGTATCTGAAACAGCATTTCGAAATCCAAACAGATTCGACAACCATGACCACAATGTGTCCATAAATGCCATTGCCTCTAAACTAGGTTTTAAAGTAGCAAGCACGGGGTCGTGATCTAGTATTTTATTCGGGCGAACGACGTCAGTATCCCGTTCAAGGTCGACCCACTGTATGTTATCCAAGGTAATTTCGTCCGATACAATGTAAAAGTCAATGATTCTACCAATCCGTCTTTCGGATGCCTTATACTCGCATAACTTGAACGGGGAGATGTCAATATGCTTAATGCTTTCCATGTTTATGTTAAAATCGCCACCTATCAGCATGGCGATGTTGTACTTGTCTTTTATATGACGAAGGAACtccattaaatatttaaagaaaacgaTTTTCTCTTCTAGGGTAAGTTTTTTTGAAGGCCCGTGCCACGAGACGCAAATGAAATCCAAAACAGGCTTTGTTTTGACCATCATCCTTTTCAGACACATCCGCGAAACTGGCGTA from Dreissena polymorpha isolate Duluth1 chromosome 10, UMN_Dpol_1.0, whole genome shotgun sequence encodes the following:
- the LOC127848126 gene encoding uncharacterized protein LOC127848126, producing MTMRPERGKAKKMYLPTQTTMNSESNTDDPSESNNVTKISEIDGGGDAKKQVKDVKVKPSRQKKPLKKINKGPVTFSAEEIVKKEGPLSLNAPTIPNVQLLIINVKGNGKGKSEDDDHIDPPESRRRNAISNIIHKYKPDVVLFQEFTWVGITGNSWIKWPIPDNYAYLGNTEASIMSDSRHVVVWDVPAADIDNILTELKRTSNNRLEQLFPTDFTPVSRMCLKRMMVKTKPVLDFICVSWHGPSKKLTLEEKIVFFKYLMEFLRHIKDKYNIAMLIGGDFNINMESIKHIDISPFKLCEYKASERRIGRIIDFYIVSDEITLDNIQWVDLERDTDVVRPNKILDHDPVLATLKPSLEAMAFMDTLWSWLSNLFGFRNAVSDTESNWLNLERDTTVVSPNEIPDHDPVLGTLKPILEVERSAAYVNERGDSESKSKGKASDKMAFMDTWWLRLSDLLGFRR